DNA sequence from the Atribacterota bacterium genome:
TTTTATTTCTATACCCTTTAAAACCTCATTTTTAACTATACCCGTTGTGTAGGTCTTCTTTAAATCAGAGACATTAATAAACATGCTATTGTTCCCCCTTTTTATAGAAACACTGTTTCAGAATCTCAAAATATTCATCTGATTCACTGAGGATTTCCCTTCCAACATCTTCAATGGAATCAAGTTCATTCATATGTTGCTCAGCAAAGCTCAACATGGTCCAGTTAATTATATTAATCATTTTTTCACGGTCAATATCTTCCCGGAATTTGCTCCAATCAATATTTTGATAGCCTTTTTCCAGGCCACTTGCAATCAAGTCCTGTTTAAGTTTGCTAATTGCAGGCTTCACATCAGCTGCATACTCATGGGATACAGCCTTAAGAAAATTAAATGCGTGTGGAAACTTTTTATAAATCTTAAACTTTACCAATCCCAATTGTCTTATTCTGGTAAAGAAATCCGGTTCATTCCAATCCACTTCAGCGTAGATCTTTTTAATCACCTTTTCTACATAATCAAGCAAAAATAAGTATAGTTCCTTTTTATTATTAAAATAATTGAATAATGAGCCCTTGGAGATTCCCGCTTGTTTGATAATTTCGTTTGTGGATGCCTTGCCGTAACCATTGCGGGCAAATTCTTTTAGAGCTGCGTTAATGATACGTTCTTGTTTTTCTGATTCCAGGCTATGAAATTGTGAATAAATAATTGCCATCTCTTTTCCTTTTCTACGCAAAATTCAGAACAAAAAACATTATTGACCAGAGTGGTCATTTTTATGATACACTATAATGACCACAATAGTCAATAATATTTCATAAATATTTTATTGGAAAAAGAGTCTGAAGTTTTTTTGTAGCATACGCAGCTGTTTTAGGAGATAATTCATCTATTGAATTCTGTAAAAGATTTTTTAAGTGCGCCTATTGTACAATCATGCTTAATGCTTCTGCTATTTCAACAAGCTTGAGAGTGTCAATGATTTCCGGTTTATCTTTTTTGGTATGGGTTATGGTAGCCATCAGTTTTGGCATCTTTTCTGAGGTGAGGGCAATTGCCGGGCGACCCTGTTGCACAAATATCATATGATCTCCACTAAACCAGGACTCCCCTTCCTTTAGTCCGGGATAATTATTTAATACTGTAGATATCTTCTGTTGTAATTTATTATCAACTTCATAAAACGAGAAATCTGTTTTCCCATCTTTAAAACCGACATCATCAATGTTTACCGCAAATCGGATATTTTTGATATCAGTTCCATAACGTTTCAGGTAATCCATCTGTCCTCCTGCACTATAATGATCCTCTCCATTGAAGGCAATAAGTTCAACCCCAATGGGCTTTTTATATTGTAAGAGCATCTCTGCCAGCAACAGCAAAACGACTACACCGGAAGAATTGTCTGAAGCTCCCGGACTGTCTTCATAGGCATCAATGTGAGCACAAAATATAATTTTTTCCTCATAAGATTTATCTGGCAATCCTATTACATTCCATGCAGTAGACGGAATGCGTTCTGCCTGCAAATCCAGTTCAAACTGCTCTCCAGAATATGCTGAAATTTCTTCTCCTGTGAAGTCAGTACAATAAACCGAGGGAATGTTAAAATCTCCATCTACAATCAAAGGAAATGGATATAAAGCACCTACCAGGTCAGGATTTTTTGAGGTGGCAGTGATAATTGCAGCCGGATTTTTCTCCTCCAAAAGATTAATTATTTTTTTATGTTCATCTGGATTATAGAAAACAAAATTTTTAGGCATCAGTTGTTTTGAACAGATTTCACCCTTCATCAGCAATATTTTATTATTACAGTCAATATTCTCCAGATCTGTAACGGTAGATACATTTACCAATTCGGATTTTATATGACAACTCAAAGAATAAGGACTTTGATATACCTGAAATCTTTTATTTCCCAGGGTTAAGGTTACTGATTTAAACTTATAATCCAGGGTATGAAATGGTTTTGTATCAACCGTATAACCAAGCTTTTGTAAAATATCAGCACAATAAGCTGTGGCATCCCTATTGCCCTGTGACCCTGTATGCCTGTTTGGTTTGACATTACAAATCCGATACAGATATTCATCTGCTTTAGCCTGGTAATACTTTTTATCCATTTCTAACCTTCTATTCTATTATAATCTTTTTATTTTTTCTTAAAGTTGAGAAGTGTTTTAACAGTTAAAAGAGTCATAATCGTAATTTTCTTTATTTATTTACGACATAGAAACAAACACTATCATCATTATAAGCCCCATTACCTTTTAGCAGAGACTCAATAGCAGTGATTGCTGAAAAGCCTCTAGTCAGGAATAATTGTCTGACATCATTAATATCAAAATAGTGATTCCAGAAGCGATACAATTTCACCGGACTATTTTCTATAATAACAATATGCTGATCTAATGTAGCCTTGTTTTCAGGAAAATGGAAACTTTTATTTAAACAAATATATGGATCCGGACTAAAAAAACCACTTTCCGTCATTTCCCAGGAAGTCCCAAAGTTCATTTTTTTAACTTCTTCTTCGCTAATGGAATCAAACAGAAAAATCCCTTTTGGTTTTAATGCTGTCCTTATTATTTCAATCATTATTTTTCTCTCTTTCGGAATTAAAGCTCCAAAATCACAGTAAATCATCATAACCAGATCAAATTCATTCTCAAAGACCAGGTTCAAATAGTTTTCATTAATATAATGAATATTGGATTGATTTTTATCTCTTTCCTTTTTGGCATAATCAATAGAATGTTTTGAGAAATCCACCCCTGTTATACAGTAACCTTTTCTAGCTAACCTTTCTGCATAAAGTCCGGGACCACAACCTAAGTCTAAAATTTTTGAGCCAGGCTTAATCGTCTTATCAATCATATCTACCGTATCATCAATGGCCTCGAATGTACGGCTGGCAATTCCAATGCCAGGATTTAGATGCAGGTCTAACAGTTTTTTAGAGATATGCTGATCTGTCCACATGGTATCTGTCCCCATAACATAAGGTATCGGGTTTTCAGTTTCTTTTAGTAATTTTTGTATATTCATGAACATCTCTTCTTTTTATTTAGAATTAAACATGGTGCGTAAAAGGGGCATCTAATTAAAAGTGT
Encoded proteins:
- a CDS encoding TetR/AcrR family transcriptional regulator gives rise to the protein MAIIYSQFHSLESEKQERIINAALKEFARNGYGKASTNEIIKQAGISKGSLFNYFNNKKELYLFLLDYVEKVIKKIYAEVDWNEPDFFTRIRQLGLVKFKIYKKFPHAFNFLKAVSHEYAADVKPAISKLKQDLIASGLEKGYQNIDWSKFREDIDREKMINIINWTMLSFAEQHMNELDSIEDVGREILSESDEYFEILKQCFYKKGEQ
- a CDS encoding M28 family peptidase, coding for MDKKYYQAKADEYLYRICNVKPNRHTGSQGNRDATAYCADILQKLGYTVDTKPFHTLDYKFKSVTLTLGNKRFQVYQSPYSLSCHIKSELVNVSTVTDLENIDCNNKILLMKGEICSKQLMPKNFVFYNPDEHKKIINLLEEKNPAAIITATSKNPDLVGALYPFPLIVDGDFNIPSVYCTDFTGEEISAYSGEQFELDLQAERIPSTAWNVIGLPDKSYEEKIIFCAHIDAYEDSPGASDNSSGVVVLLLLAEMLLQYKKPIGVELIAFNGEDHYSAGGQMDYLKRYGTDIKNIRFAVNIDDVGFKDGKTDFSFYEVDNKLQQKISTVLNNYPGLKEGESWFSGDHMIFVQQGRPAIALTSEKMPKLMATITHTKKDKPEIIDTLKLVEIAEALSMIVQ
- a CDS encoding class I SAM-dependent methyltransferase — protein: MNIQKLLKETENPIPYVMGTDTMWTDQHISKKLLDLHLNPGIGIASRTFEAIDDTVDMIDKTIKPGSKILDLGCGPGLYAERLARKGYCITGVDFSKHSIDYAKKERDKNQSNIHYINENYLNLVFENEFDLVMMIYCDFGALIPKERKIMIEIIRTALKPKGIFLFDSISEEEVKKMNFGTSWEMTESGFFSPDPYICLNKSFHFPENKATLDQHIVIIENSPVKLYRFWNHYFDINDVRQLFLTRGFSAITAIESLLKGNGAYNDDSVCFYVVNK